One window of Chryseobacterium sp. JJR-5R genomic DNA carries:
- a CDS encoding S9 family peptidase — MKIKLTICLLAFLNFYEAQENIAYQKPSPEILKLADYERPPSVLMNSKKDWIVFTYRPTYKTLEDLSQQEMKLGGLRINPVTNISSTATYSNNLKVRKLNDKTEVQVKNLPANPKITYTSFSPDEKKLAFTNTTGKGVELWIVDLETAAAKKITPDNLNANLGIPYVWNKDSKNILIKTLPQNRPALTDPAKDLPTGPIVSTADGKVSQNRTYQDLLKNPQDEKNFEILTASDIYNVDTDGNLKKVKDQDMYTGLSYSPDGNYLMATTLKKPFSYIVPLNRFPMTTTVYDGNGNVVKVVNETPLNEIMPKGFSSVRTGKREMGWRSDLPATLVYAEALDGGDQSKTADFRDEVFTWEAPFAAAPRSFFKTRQRYEGTSWTNDHYAIVSEGWYDTRNTKSYLVDLNNGASKVIDDRNYQDVYSDPGNFNTTKNQYGRYVVDMKGGKSYLIGVGFTKEGQHPFIDEMNVNTLKKKRLYTSNVKNAKEEIIDILDPSKGEILITRQSSGLYPNYFRKNIKTDKAEAVTNFANPFESIKDVYKEVITYKRSDGVTLTGTLYLPAGYDRKNKTEKLPLLIWAYPTEYKDKNTAGQSTQNPNDFTFPYYGSFVYWTAKGYAVLDDAAFPIIGEGKTEPNDTFIPQLVANAEAAINAVDRLGYIDRKKVAVGGHSYGAFMTANLLTHSKLFACGIARSGAYNRTLTPFGFQSEQRNYWDVPEIYNTMSPFMNADKMKTPLLLIHGDADNNPGTFTLQTERYFQALKNLGAPVKMVLLPKEAHGYAAKENILHLLWEQDRFLEKCLKN; from the coding sequence ATGAAGATCAAACTAACCATCTGCCTGTTGGCGTTCCTTAATTTTTACGAAGCCCAGGAAAATATTGCCTATCAGAAGCCATCTCCGGAGATCCTTAAGCTGGCGGATTATGAAAGGCCGCCAAGTGTGCTCATGAACAGCAAAAAAGACTGGATTGTTTTCACCTACCGTCCGACTTACAAGACGCTGGAAGACCTCAGCCAGCAGGAAATGAAACTGGGCGGATTAAGGATCAATCCGGTAACCAACATTTCAAGTACGGCTACGTATTCCAATAATCTGAAGGTCAGAAAACTTAATGATAAAACTGAAGTCCAGGTTAAGAATCTGCCTGCTAACCCTAAAATTACCTATACTTCATTTTCACCCGATGAAAAGAAACTGGCTTTTACCAACACTACCGGTAAAGGAGTCGAATTATGGATTGTAGATCTGGAAACCGCAGCTGCAAAGAAAATAACCCCGGACAACCTGAATGCAAACCTGGGAATCCCGTATGTCTGGAACAAGGATTCTAAAAATATTTTAATCAAAACCCTTCCACAGAACAGGCCGGCCTTAACGGATCCGGCCAAAGATCTTCCAACAGGCCCGATTGTTTCTACGGCAGACGGGAAAGTATCGCAGAACCGGACTTATCAGGACCTGCTTAAAAACCCGCAGGATGAAAAGAATTTTGAAATCCTTACCGCTTCCGATATTTATAATGTAGATACAGACGGAAACCTGAAAAAGGTAAAAGATCAGGACATGTATACCGGACTGAGCTATTCGCCGGACGGGAACTACCTGATGGCAACTACCCTCAAAAAACCCTTTTCATACATCGTTCCCCTGAACAGGTTCCCTATGACCACTACCGTGTATGACGGCAATGGAAATGTGGTAAAAGTAGTGAATGAAACCCCGCTGAATGAAATCATGCCGAAAGGTTTTTCATCGGTAAGAACCGGGAAAAGAGAGATGGGATGGAGAAGCGACCTTCCTGCAACCTTAGTGTACGCAGAAGCTCTGGATGGCGGTGACCAGTCCAAAACAGCGGATTTCAGGGATGAGGTTTTTACCTGGGAAGCTCCGTTTGCAGCTGCACCCAGATCATTCTTTAAAACCAGGCAGCGGTATGAAGGGACAAGCTGGACCAATGACCATTATGCAATTGTTTCCGAAGGCTGGTACGATACCAGAAATACGAAATCTTATCTTGTCGACCTGAATAACGGAGCATCAAAAGTAATCGATGACCGGAATTACCAGGATGTGTACAGTGACCCGGGAAACTTCAATACCACTAAAAACCAGTACGGAAGATATGTAGTGGATATGAAAGGAGGGAAGTCTTACCTGATAGGGGTGGGCTTTACCAAAGAAGGGCAGCACCCTTTTATTGATGAAATGAATGTAAACACCCTGAAGAAAAAAAGACTCTATACGTCCAATGTTAAAAATGCCAAAGAAGAAATCATTGATATTTTAGACCCTTCAAAAGGGGAGATTTTAATAACCCGGCAGTCTTCAGGCCTGTATCCCAATTATTTCAGGAAAAACATTAAAACGGACAAAGCAGAAGCCGTTACGAATTTTGCCAATCCTTTTGAAAGTATTAAAGACGTATATAAGGAAGTTATTACGTATAAAAGGAGTGACGGCGTAACGCTTACGGGAACCCTTTACCTGCCGGCCGGCTATGACCGGAAAAACAAAACCGAAAAGCTACCGCTGCTGATCTGGGCCTATCCTACGGAATATAAAGATAAAAATACCGCGGGCCAGAGTACCCAGAACCCGAATGACTTTACTTTTCCGTATTACGGATCTTTCGTATACTGGACGGCTAAAGGCTATGCCGTTCTGGATGATGCTGCTTTCCCGATCATCGGGGAAGGAAAAACAGAACCGAATGATACCTTTATCCCACAGCTTGTCGCCAATGCGGAAGCGGCCATTAATGCGGTAGACAGGTTAGGATACATTGACAGAAAGAAAGTAGCGGTAGGAGGACATTCTTACGGTGCGTTTATGACTGCAAACCTGCTGACGCATTCCAAATTGTTCGCATGCGGAATTGCCAGAAGCGGTGCGTATAACAGAACCCTGACGCCGTTCGGTTTCCAGAGCGAGCAGCGGAACTATTGGGATGTGCCGGAAATATACAATACCATGTCCCCATTTATGAATGCCGATAAAATGAAAACCCCACTGCTGCTGATCCACGGGGATGCCGATAACAACCCGGGAACCTTTACCCTGCAGACAGAAAGGTATTTCCAGGCACTCAAAAATCTTGGGGCTCCTGTAAAAATGGTGCTCTTGCCTAAAGAAGCGCACGGATATGCCGCAAAAGAAAATATCCTGCACCTGCTTTGGGAACAGGACCGGTTCCTGGAAAAATGCCTGAAAAATTAA
- a CDS encoding DoxX family protein, with amino-acid sequence MNSLNAAHSDSLVKDIVLLVVRVFIGFAMLSHGFPKLQMLIEGGKPEFFDFLGMGPQVSLGLTVFAEFACSILLILGLFSRVALGFLIFTMAVAGFIVHSSDPFEKQEMSLIYLAVYLMLMVFGAGKISVDHMIEKRKRASDW; translated from the coding sequence ATGAATTCTTTAAACGCTGCACATTCCGATTCTCTTGTAAAAGATATTGTTTTATTGGTGGTGAGGGTATTTATTGGTTTTGCCATGCTGTCTCACGGATTCCCGAAACTTCAGATGCTGATTGAAGGCGGCAAGCCTGAGTTTTTTGACTTCCTGGGAATGGGGCCTCAGGTTTCGCTGGGACTTACCGTGTTTGCAGAGTTTGCCTGTTCTATTCTGCTGATCTTAGGTTTGTTCTCAAGAGTAGCTTTGGGATTCCTGATCTTTACCATGGCAGTAGCCGGATTCATTGTTCATTCATCAGATCCTTTTGAAAAACAGGAAATGAGCCTTATTTATCTGGCGGTGTACCTGATGCTGATGGTGTTCGGGGCCGGCAAGATTTCAGTAGATCATATGATCGAGAAAAGGAAAAGAGCCAGCGACTGGTAA
- the era gene encoding GTPase Era, producing MHKAGFVNIVGKPNAGKSTLLNQLMGEKLAIVTQKAQTTRHRIFGIYNEEDLQIVFSDTPGVLDPKYGLQEKMMDFVKDSLQDADVFLFIVDVTDKAEPSEFLIEKLNKIPVPVLLLLNKVDQTNQEGLEKLVELWHERIPKAEILPISALNAFNTDIILPKLKSMLPENPPYYDKDQYTDKPERFFVNEAIREKILLNYEKEIPYSVEVVTEQFKEKEGIIFIDSIIYVERDTQKGIIIGHKGEAIKKVGTESRLDLEKFFNKKIHLNLFVKVKKDWRKNDRDLKNFGYR from the coding sequence ATGCACAAAGCAGGATTTGTAAATATTGTCGGAAAGCCGAACGCCGGAAAATCTACCTTGTTAAACCAGTTGATGGGGGAGAAACTGGCTATTGTTACCCAGAAGGCACAGACAACACGCCACAGGATTTTTGGAATTTATAATGAAGAAGATCTGCAGATCGTATTTTCAGACACCCCTGGTGTTCTGGACCCAAAATACGGTTTACAGGAAAAAATGATGGATTTTGTAAAGGATTCCCTACAGGATGCAGATGTTTTCCTGTTCATCGTAGATGTTACCGATAAAGCGGAGCCTTCGGAATTTCTTATTGAGAAACTGAATAAAATCCCGGTTCCGGTCCTGCTCCTGCTGAACAAAGTAGACCAGACCAACCAGGAAGGCCTGGAGAAATTGGTGGAATTATGGCATGAAAGGATTCCGAAAGCGGAAATCCTGCCTATTTCTGCCTTAAATGCATTTAATACAGATATCATTCTGCCTAAATTAAAGTCGATGCTTCCTGAAAATCCGCCTTATTATGATAAAGACCAGTATACGGACAAGCCGGAAAGGTTTTTCGTTAACGAAGCCATCCGCGAGAAAATCCTTCTGAACTATGAAAAGGAAATCCCGTATTCTGTAGAGGTGGTGACCGAGCAGTTCAAGGAAAAAGAAGGCATCATCTTTATTGATTCTATTATTTACGTAGAAAGGGATACGCAGAAAGGCATTATCATTGGGCATAAAGGGGAAGCCATTAAAAAAGTAGGAACCGAATCGAGGTTGGACCTGGAGAAATTCTTCAACAAAAAAATTCACTTAAACCTGTTTGTAAAAGTGAAAAAAGACTGGCGGAAAAATGACAGGGACCTTAAGAATTTCGGGTACCGATAG
- a CDS encoding carbohydrate kinase, translating to MTDKKPYIVCFGEVLWDIFPAGSRAGGAPFNVAYHVHKMGIDVKMLSRVGDDELGKQLTDQISNWGITTDFIQVDHEHPTSTVTAKIDEHNEASYEIINHVAWDYIGYQKEHNELVAEAEAFVFGSLSARNEPTRNTLFKLLEAAKLKIFDVNFRPPFIDAELIKTLLHKSDIVKMNKAELRQILELTGREYTSEEEGVAFLRNHFDIREVVLTKGSKGAGYFTGEENYSCPAVPITVADTVGSGDSFLSGFISKRIKHESPEEVIKQAAALGAWVTSKSGACPDYELSEFEQFKDRHF from the coding sequence ATGACAGATAAAAAACCATATATCGTATGTTTCGGCGAAGTGCTCTGGGACATTTTCCCGGCGGGATCGAGAGCGGGCGGAGCGCCGTTCAACGTAGCCTATCACGTCCATAAAATGGGCATCGACGTAAAAATGCTCAGCCGGGTAGGAGATGATGAATTGGGAAAACAGTTAACGGACCAAATCAGCAACTGGGGGATCACTACGGATTTTATCCAGGTGGACCACGAACATCCTACCAGTACGGTTACCGCAAAGATCGATGAGCACAACGAAGCTTCCTATGAGATCATCAACCACGTCGCCTGGGATTATATCGGTTATCAAAAGGAGCATAATGAACTGGTTGCAGAAGCGGAAGCATTTGTTTTCGGAAGCCTTTCGGCAAGAAACGAACCCACAAGAAATACCCTGTTTAAGCTTCTGGAAGCAGCGAAGCTTAAGATTTTTGATGTTAATTTCAGGCCGCCGTTTATCGATGCCGAATTAATTAAAACCCTGCTGCACAAATCAGATATCGTCAAGATGAATAAAGCGGAACTGAGACAGATCCTTGAGCTGACCGGCCGGGAATACACCAGCGAAGAAGAAGGCGTGGCATTCCTCAGGAATCATTTTGATATCCGTGAAGTGGTACTGACAAAGGGAAGCAAAGGAGCCGGATATTTTACAGGAGAAGAAAACTACAGCTGTCCCGCAGTTCCGATTACGGTTGCCGATACAGTGGGAAGCGGGGATTCCTTCCTTTCAGGTTTTATTTCAAAAAGGATTAAGCATGAAAGTCCGGAAGAAGTTATCAAACAGGCGGCTGCTTTGGGTGCGTGGGTGACATCAAAATCCGGAGCCTGCCCGGATTATGAGCTTTCAGAGTTTGAACAGTTCAAAGACCGTCACTTTTAA
- a CDS encoding LacI family DNA-binding transcriptional regulator — MKRASIKDIARIAEVSVATVSYVLNRKEGSRISEATRKKVFEVAENISYTPNKIARSLKMSKSKLIGLIVADISNDFYSNIARNIEDEAMKLGYTLLIGSCDENPEKFRKLTELFSEQQVDGMIIAPVVDSDEAINKLIREEYPVVTIDRYLKNVSLPGVMINNSEISEYICDHLVKRKFDEIIYVGYDTELPHLLDRQDGFDQRISESGISAKRILIGIHTIAEEIPVKLKDNIDLSKRTAIYFSSNKLGIAGLRYLIDSNIKVPEDLSVVAFDETEAYYLFPTEISFVQQPLTDMAKESVNLLDSQISNYTPDGKRVTLNARFMERGSVK, encoded by the coding sequence ATGAAACGAGCTTCCATAAAAGATATAGCCAGGATTGCAGAAGTTTCTGTGGCTACTGTGTCCTATGTTCTCAACAGAAAAGAAGGGAGCCGCATCAGTGAAGCCACCAGAAAAAAAGTATTTGAAGTGGCGGAAAATATCAGTTATACCCCCAATAAGATAGCACGGAGCCTGAAAATGAGCAAAAGCAAGCTGATCGGGTTAATTGTAGCCGATATCTCCAATGATTTTTATTCCAATATTGCACGGAATATTGAAGACGAAGCAATGAAACTCGGATATACGCTTCTGATCGGGAGCTGCGACGAAAATCCTGAAAAGTTCAGGAAACTTACAGAACTATTCTCTGAACAGCAGGTTGACGGGATGATCATTGCGCCGGTGGTGGATTCTGATGAAGCCATTAATAAGCTGATCCGGGAAGAGTATCCGGTAGTGACCATAGACCGGTACCTGAAAAATGTAAGCCTGCCCGGAGTGATGATCAACAATTCCGAAATTTCAGAATACATCTGTGACCATCTCGTCAAAAGGAAATTTGATGAAATAATTTATGTAGGCTATGATACGGAACTCCCGCATCTGCTGGACCGGCAGGATGGCTTTGACCAGCGGATATCGGAATCCGGGATTTCCGCCAAAAGGATTTTAATCGGGATCCACACCATTGCAGAAGAGATTCCGGTAAAACTGAAAGACAATATTGATCTTTCAAAAAGAACGGCGATCTATTTTTCCAGCAACAAATTAGGCATTGCCGGGCTCCGGTATCTTATTGACAGCAATATTAAAGTTCCGGAAGACCTCTCGGTCGTGGCCTTTGATGAAACCGAAGCGTATTATCTTTTCCCTACCGAAATAAGTTTTGTGCAGCAGCCCTTAACGGATATGGCGAAAGAATCGGTCAACCTTCTGGACAGCCAGATCAGTAATTATACGCCGGACGGGAAAAGGGTAACGCTGAACGCCCGGTTTATGGAACGGGGTTCGGTAAAGTAA
- a CDS encoding multidrug efflux SMR transporter, translating into MNWIILVIAGLFEVAFASCLGKVKETSGTAMYLWFGGFLVSLTISMLLLIKATQTLPIGTAYAVWTGIGAVGTVLMGIFFFKDPVSFWRIFFIITLIGSVIGLKAVSH; encoded by the coding sequence ATGAATTGGATTATCTTAGTGATTGCGGGATTATTTGAAGTGGCGTTTGCGTCATGCCTGGGGAAAGTAAAAGAAACTTCCGGAACAGCCATGTATCTTTGGTTCGGGGGTTTCCTTGTTTCACTAACCATCAGCATGCTCTTGCTGATCAAGGCTACACAAACCTTACCGATAGGCACTGCTTATGCGGTGTGGACGGGAATCGGTGCCGTAGGGACTGTATTGATGGGGATTTTCTTCTTTAAAGACCCGGTAAGCTTCTGGCGGATTTTCTTTATTATCACATTAATCGGTTCCGTTATAGGATTAAAAGCCGTTTCACATTAA
- a CDS encoding class I SAM-dependent methyltransferase: MKKAAKLLLNTIPRPMLIKLSIWARPLIYQFFKGDTFQDPIDGRSYRKFLPYGYGNPRENALSPGTLSLERHRQMWLYLQNETDFFIKNHKVLHIAPEQEFLRKFKRMRNLDYISADLFSPIVDVKADILDLPFADESFDIIFCNHVLEHIEDDAKAMGELYRVLRPGGWGILQVPMKNTLEKTYEDFTIKDPKERQKHFGQYDHVRWYGMDYFDRLRKAGFEVEPNFYSQNFSEEEIKKYGLRKNEILPVVYKK; encoded by the coding sequence ATGAAAAAAGCCGCAAAACTTTTACTGAATACCATCCCGCGCCCGATGCTGATTAAACTGAGCATCTGGGCACGGCCGCTGATTTACCAGTTTTTTAAAGGGGATACATTTCAGGATCCCATCGATGGCAGATCCTACCGGAAATTTCTGCCGTACGGCTATGGAAACCCGCGCGAGAATGCCCTGTCCCCGGGAACGCTGAGCCTGGAGCGGCACCGGCAGATGTGGCTCTACCTTCAGAACGAAACCGATTTTTTCATTAAAAACCATAAAGTCCTGCATATTGCTCCCGAACAGGAATTTTTAAGGAAATTCAAAAGAATGAGGAACCTGGATTATATTTCAGCGGATTTATTTTCGCCGATTGTCGATGTAAAAGCTGATATCCTGGATCTTCCTTTTGCAGATGAAAGCTTCGATATCATTTTCTGCAACCATGTATTGGAGCATATTGAAGATGACGCAAAAGCCATGGGTGAACTGTACCGCGTCTTAAGGCCGGGAGGCTGGGGGATTCTGCAGGTGCCGATGAAAAATACGCTGGAAAAGACTTACGAGGATTTCACCATCAAAGATCCCAAAGAAAGACAGAAGCATTTCGGGCAGTATGACCACGTACGCTGGTACGGAATGGATTATTTCGACCGGTTAAGGAAAGCTGGTTTTGAAGTGGAACCTAATTTCTATTCCCAAAACTTTTCAGAAGAAGAAATTAAAAAATACGGACTGCGGAAAAATGAAATTCTTCCGGTAGTCTATAAAAAATAA
- the map gene encoding type I methionyl aminopeptidase yields the protein MIQLKTIEELRLMKQSAQLVSRTLGMLAKEIKPGITTLHLDKLAHDFIKDHGAEPAFLGYGGFPYSLCISPNEQVVHGFPNKEEIKEGDVLSVDCGAVLNGFVGDHAYTFEIGEVKPETQKLLKVAKESLYKGIGQCVRGKRIGDISHAIQSHCEKEGYGVVKELVGHGVGRKMHEDPQVPNYGRQGSGKVIKDGLTIAIEPMINLGTEKVKFHNDGWTVTTLDNQPSAHFEHDVAVINGKPVLLSTFQYIYDALGIVSDEEKAFQLDF from the coding sequence ATGATTCAGTTAAAAACAATAGAAGAACTTCGTCTGATGAAGCAGAGTGCCCAGCTGGTGTCCAGGACACTGGGAATGCTGGCGAAAGAAATCAAACCGGGGATTACCACACTCCATTTGGATAAGCTGGCGCACGATTTCATCAAGGATCACGGTGCCGAGCCCGCTTTCCTGGGATACGGCGGCTTTCCGTATTCCCTGTGTATTTCACCGAACGAGCAGGTGGTCCACGGTTTCCCGAATAAGGAAGAAATCAAAGAAGGCGATGTGCTTTCTGTGGATTGCGGAGCTGTGCTGAACGGCTTTGTAGGAGACCATGCCTATACGTTCGAAATCGGTGAAGTAAAGCCGGAAACCCAAAAGCTGCTGAAAGTTGCCAAAGAATCTTTATACAAAGGGATCGGGCAGTGTGTAAGAGGCAAAAGGATCGGCGATATTTCCCATGCGATCCAGAGCCATTGTGAAAAAGAAGGATACGGAGTGGTAAAAGAACTGGTAGGCCATGGCGTAGGAAGAAAAATGCACGAAGATCCGCAGGTTCCCAACTACGGCAGACAGGGAAGCGGAAAAGTAATCAAAGACGGACTGACGATTGCTATTGAACCGATGATCAACCTCGGAACTGAAAAAGTAAAGTTCCATAATGACGGCTGGACAGTGACGACACTTGACAACCAGCCTTCTGCCCATTTTGAGCATGATGTGGCGGTAATCAACGGCAAACCGGTACTGCTTTCTACGTTTCAGTATATTTACGATGCTTTGGGTATTGTGAGTGACGAAGAAAAAGCGTTTCAACTGGATTTTTAA
- a CDS encoding BT0820 family HAD-type phosphatase, translating into MMNNKKIAVDFDGTIVDDGYPAIGKPKTFAFETLRRLQAEGYRLILWTYRHGKTLDEAVEFCKKNGIEFYAVNSSFEGEVFDSEKQSRKLDADWFIDDRNLGGFPGWGEIYNIIQERIEFRVEGKEVLAYSKLKKEKKKGLFW; encoded by the coding sequence ATGATGAATAATAAAAAAATTGCGGTGGATTTTGACGGGACTATTGTTGATGATGGCTATCCCGCAATCGGTAAACCGAAAACTTTCGCTTTTGAAACATTGAGAAGGCTGCAGGCTGAAGGCTACAGGCTTATTCTCTGGACGTACCGTCATGGGAAAACCCTGGACGAGGCAGTAGAATTCTGTAAGAAAAACGGCATTGAATTTTATGCCGTCAACTCCAGCTTTGAAGGGGAGGTCTTTGATTCGGAAAAGCAGTCCAGAAAACTGGATGCAGACTGGTTCATCGATGACCGGAACCTTGGCGGATTTCCGGGTTGGGGCGAGATCTACAATATTATTCAGGAAAGAATAGAATTCCGTGTGGAAGGCAAAGAAGTCCTGGCCTATTCAAAACTTAAAAAAGAAAAGAAAAAAGGATTATTCTGGTAG
- a CDS encoding acyl-ACP desaturase: MYQQLVRKEVMGILEKEVGTFLDKFLTPIEKIWQPSDYLPDPSSDQFKYDLEEIQTFAREMPYDLFVTLIGDCITEEALPSYESWLMGVDGMDQEKKELGWASWIRAWTGEENRHGDLLSKYLYLCGRVNMREMEITTQYLINDGFDLGTSMDPYRNFVYTSFQETATNISHRRVGTLAKQSGNTKLAKMCAVIAADEARHAKAYKHFVAKILEIDPSEMILAFEDMMRKKIVMPAHMMRQSGQKAGELWGHFSDAAQRCMVYTGQDYINIMKDLLDEWKIEHVKGLNEKAEKAQEYLMKLPSRLQKITDRISTPDLQFHFNWVKS, from the coding sequence ATGTATCAACAACTCGTAAGGAAAGAAGTAATGGGGATCTTGGAAAAGGAAGTGGGTACTTTCCTTGATAAGTTCTTAACGCCAATTGAAAAAATATGGCAGCCTTCAGATTACCTTCCGGATCCGTCAAGTGACCAGTTTAAATACGATTTAGAAGAAATTCAGACTTTTGCCCGTGAAATGCCGTATGATCTGTTCGTAACCCTGATCGGTGACTGTATTACGGAAGAAGCTTTGCCTTCTTACGAATCCTGGCTGATGGGTGTGGACGGTATGGATCAGGAAAAGAAAGAACTGGGCTGGGCCAGCTGGATAAGGGCATGGACAGGTGAAGAAAACCGTCACGGTGATCTGTTGAGCAAATATCTTTATCTGTGCGGAAGGGTGAACATGAGGGAAATGGAAATAACCACGCAGTACCTTATTAATGACGGTTTTGATCTGGGGACCAGTATGGACCCGTACAGAAACTTCGTCTATACAAGCTTTCAGGAAACAGCAACCAACATATCCCACAGAAGGGTAGGAACCTTGGCAAAACAGTCAGGGAATACTAAACTGGCTAAAATGTGTGCGGTTATTGCTGCCGATGAAGCAAGGCATGCCAAAGCATACAAGCACTTCGTAGCAAAGATCCTGGAAATCGATCCGTCGGAAATGATCCTGGCATTTGAAGATATGATGCGTAAAAAGATTGTTATGCCTGCTCACATGATGAGACAGTCCGGACAGAAAGCCGGAGAGCTTTGGGGCCATTTCTCAGATGCTGCACAGCGATGCATGGTGTATACAGGGCAGGATTATATCAACATTATGAAGGACCTTCTGGACGAATGGAAGATTGAGCATGTAAAAGGCCTGAACGAAAAAGCTGAGAAAGCTCAGGAATATTTAATGAAGCTGCCTTCAAGGCTTCAGAAGATTACAGACAGGATTTCAACACCGGATCTTCAGTTCCACTTCAATTGGGTGAAAAGCTGA
- the gpmI gene encoding 2,3-bisphosphoglycerate-independent phosphoglycerate mutase, translating to MSKKAILAILDGWGLGQNPAVSALDQANTPFIDSCLKNFPNTTLEASGLAVGLPSGQMGNSEVGHMNLGAGRVVYQNLVKLNMAVENGTLGRQQVIQDAFEYARRENKKVHFIGLVSDGGVHSHINHLKGLLTAAHEFGLHENVFVHAFTDGRDCDPHSGKGFIKDLQNHMETTVGRLASVVGRYYAMDRDKRWERVKIAYDAMVEGVGDRTTDALQAIQKSYEENITDEFMKPIIMVDATQIGNVVPVGKMTDHDVVICFNFRTDRGREITEVLCQHDKPEYFMRKLPLHYITLTNYDKTFTGVHVVFDEEVLKETMGEILEKNGKNQIRIAETEKYPHVTFFFSGGREEPFAGEKRLLCPSPKEVPTYDLKPEMSAHDITNAILPELESETADFICLNFANTDMVGHTGVFQAAVAAAETVDQCIEKVATAAYEHGYAVFILADHGNSDVMVNPDGSPNTQHSTNLVPFIVMDKERTWNLKPGKLGDVAPTILKAMGIEVPEIMTGNILID from the coding sequence ATGTCAAAAAAAGCAATATTAGCGATCCTTGACGGATGGGGGCTGGGCCAGAATCCTGCCGTTTCCGCATTAGATCAGGCCAATACCCCGTTCATAGACAGCTGTCTTAAAAATTTCCCGAATACGACCCTTGAAGCAAGTGGCCTGGCCGTTGGTTTACCTTCCGGGCAGATGGGGAATTCCGAAGTGGGGCATATGAACCTCGGGGCGGGAAGAGTGGTCTACCAGAACCTGGTAAAGCTGAATATGGCAGTGGAAAACGGGACGCTGGGCAGGCAGCAGGTCATCCAGGATGCTTTTGAATATGCCAGGAGAGAAAACAAAAAAGTGCACTTCATCGGCCTGGTGTCAGACGGCGGTGTACATTCACATATCAATCATTTAAAAGGCCTGCTTACGGCGGCCCATGAGTTCGGTCTGCATGAAAACGTATTTGTGCACGCTTTTACGGACGGCCGCGACTGTGACCCGCACTCCGGTAAAGGGTTTATAAAAGATCTTCAGAACCATATGGAGACAACCGTAGGAAGACTGGCTTCCGTAGTGGGAAGGTATTATGCAATGGACCGCGACAAGCGTTGGGAGCGCGTGAAAATTGCGTATGATGCCATGGTGGAAGGCGTAGGAGACCGTACCACGGATGCTTTACAGGCCATCCAGAAGTCATATGAAGAAAATATCACCGATGAATTCATGAAACCGATCATCATGGTTGATGCCACACAGATCGGGAATGTAGTTCCTGTAGGTAAGATGACAGACCATGATGTGGTGATCTGCTTCAATTTCCGTACAGACCGGGGAAGGGAAATTACCGAAGTGCTCTGCCAGCATGACAAGCCGGAATACTTCATGAGAAAGCTGCCGCTTCATTATATTACCCTGACGAATTATGATAAGACGTTTACGGGCGTACATGTTGTCTTCGATGAGGAAGTATTGAAAGAAACCATGGGTGAAATCCTGGAAAAAAACGGGAAAAACCAGATCAGGATTGCCGAAACGGAAAAATACCCCCACGTAACCTTTTTCTTTTCAGGCGGAAGGGAAGAACCCTTTGCCGGTGAAAAAAGGCTGCTCTGCCCGAGCCCGAAAGAGGTTCCTACCTATGACCTTAAACCGGAGATGTCTGCACATGACATTACCAATGCCATTCTCCCCGAACTGGAAAGCGAAACGGCGGATTTTATCTGCCTAAATTTTGCCAATACCGATATGGTGGGGCATACCGGGGTATTCCAGGCAGCAGTAGCCGCAGCAGAAACGGTAGACCAGTGCATTGAAAAGGTAGCAACAGCCGCCTATGAACACGGATACGCCGTTTTCATTCTAGCCGATCATGGAAATTCCGATGTGATGGTCAATCCTGACGGAAGCCCTAATACACAGCATTCCACCAATCTTGTCCCTTTCATTGTAATGGATAAAGAACGTACCTGGAATTTAAAACCGGGTAAACTCGGTGATGTGGCCCCGACTATTTTAAAGGCCATGGGGATAGAGGTGCCGGAAATCATGACTGGGAATATTCTGATAGATTAA